Below is a genomic region from Meleagris gallopavo isolate NT-WF06-2002-E0010 breed Aviagen turkey brand Nicholas breeding stock chromosome 5, Turkey_5.1, whole genome shotgun sequence.
TACCGCGGCGCTCCGGCCCGACCCCACCGCCGTGCCCGACCCCGGCCCCGCGGCCTACCGGAGCGGATCATCCCGGTATCCAGGCAACACAGTCCCCCCCCGCAACAGCAGCCTTCCGTTACGTCACTTCCGCTTCCGGACAAGCCTCGCCTCCTTTGGGCGGGGCGCTCCGCATGGTGGGCGGGGACTCACGCGGTGGGCGGGGATTGGAGTACATGGGCGCGGCTACACGCAAGGGGCGGGGTTGCTCCTCCCTGTGGGCGTGGCCTGTAGGGAGCGCGTCCCGCGCTGTCCCCGCCCTCCCAGGACGAGAGAGATGGCGGCGGCTGCAGCGGCCGGTTGTGGTGACGGCGAGGGCCGCCGGTTGCCGCCCCGCTCGCTTACAGAGCCGACGCTGCACACCGTGGAGATGCACACGGGCGGCGAACCGCTGCGGGTCATCCCGCGGTTGGAGGCGATGGAAGAAGCGGCGGNNNNNNNNNNNNNNNNNNNNNNNNNNNNNNNNNNNNNNNNNNNNNNNNNNNNNNNNNNNNNNNNNNNNNNNNNNNNNNNNNNNNNNNNNNNNNNNNNNNNNNNNNNNNNNNNNNNNNNNNNNNNNNNNNNNNNNNNNNNNNNNNNNNNNNNNNNNNNNNNNNNNNNNNNNNNNNNNNNNNNNNNNNNNNNNNNNNNNNNNNNNNNNNNNNNNNNNNNNNNNNNNNNNNNNNNNNNNNNNNNNNNNNNNNNNNNNNNNNNNNNNNNNNNNNNNNNNNNNNNNNNNNNNNNNNNNNNNNNNNNNNNNNNNNNNNNNNNNNNNNNNNNNNNNNNNNNNNNNNNNNNNNNNNNNNNNNNNNNNNNNNNNNNNNNNNNNNNNNNNNNNNNNNNNNNNNNNNNNNNNNNNNNNNNNNNNNNNNNNNNNNNNNNNNNNNNNNNNNNNNNNNNNNNNNNNNNNNNNNNNNNNNNNNNNNNNNNNNNNNNNNNNNNNNNNNNNNNNNNNNNNNNNNNNNNNNNNNNNNNNNNNNNNNNNNNNNNNNNNNNNNNNNNNNNNNNNNNNNNNNNNNNNNNNNNNNNNNNNNNNNNNNNNNNNNNNNNNNNNNNNNNNNNNNNNNNNNNNNNNNNNNNNNNNNNNNNNNNNNNNNNNNNNNNNNNNNNNNNNNNNNNNNNNNNNNNNNNNNNNNNNNNNNNNNNNNNNNNNNNNNNNNNNNNNNNNNNNNNNNNNNNNNNNNNNNNNNNNNNNNNNNNNNNNNNNNNNNNNNNNNNNNNNNNNNNNNNNNNNNNNNNNNNNNNNNNNNNNNNNNNNNNNNNNNNNNNNNNNNNNNNNNNNNNNNNNNNNNNNNNNNNNNNNNNNNNNNNNNNNNNNNNNNNNNNNNNNNNNNNNNNNNNNNNNNNNNNNNNNNNNNNNNNNNNNNNNNNNNNNNNNNNNNNNNNNNNNNNNNNNNNNNNNNNNNNNNNNNNNNNNNNNNNNNNNNNNNNNNNNNNNNNNNNNNNNNNNNNNNNNNNNNNNNNNNNNNNNNNNNNNNNNNNNNNNNNNNNNNNNNNNNNNNNNNNNNNNNNNNNNNNNNNNNNNNNNNNNNNNNNNNNNNNNNNNNNNNNNNNNNNNNNNNNNNNNNNNNNNNNNNNNNNNNNNNNNNNNNNNNNNNNNNNNNNNNNNNNNNNNNNNNNNNNNNNNNNNNNNNNNNNNNNNNNNNNNNNNNNNNNNNNNNNNNNNNNNNNNNNNNNNNNNNNNNNNNNNNNNNNNNNNNNNNNNNNNNNNNNNNNNNNNNNNNNNNNNNNNNNNNNNNNNNNNNNNNNNNNNNNNNNNNNNNNNNNNNNNNNNNNNNNNNNNNNNNNNNNNNNNNNNNNNNNNNNNNNNNNNNNNNNNNNNNNNNNNNNNNNNNNNNNNNNNNNNNNNNNNNNNNNNNNNNNNNNNNNNNNNNNNNNNNNNNNNNNNNNNNNNNNNNNNNNNNNNNNNNNNNNNNNNNNNNNNNNNNNNNNNNNNNNNNNNNNNNNNNNNNNNNNNNNNNNNNNNNNNNNNNNNNNNNNNNNNNNNNNNNNNNNNNNNNNNNNNNNNNNNNNNNNNNNNNNNNNNNNNNNNNNNNNNNNNNNNNNNNNNNNNNNNNNNNNNNNNNNNNNNNNNNNNNNNNNNNNNNNNNNCCCCGTCACCGCCTTCGTGCCCTGGGATGGGTGTCACAGCGGTAACCCCGTCCGCTTCCACAGCGTGCCCGCCTTCGCCACTGCCACCGGTGGGGCCCGAGCTGGTGGTACCGCGTTCTGTGGGGGCTGGGGGGTTGTGCCGGGGTGCTGGGCAAAGCTCTCCCCAGTACCCGTAGCCCTCAGGATGGGGATATGGCATGAAGCATCGGGTGCCGTGTTGGGTATGGGAGTGTTCGTGGAGCTGACGGCTTCTGTCAGCTCAGTACTGTGATCCCTCCTCACCGCCCTCTGTTTCCCTGCTCAGACGTGGCCATCGATGTCCCAGGTCGTGGCAAGGTGGTGGTTGACATCAGCTACGGTGGCACTTTCTATGCCTTTCTCAGCGCGGAGCAGCTGGGCCTCGATGTGTGCTCCTCAAAGACAAGAGACCTCGTTAGCGCAGCCAGCGCGGTGACGGAGGCAGTGAAGGAGCAGGTAGGGCCCCGTGCCTTCCCTTCAGGGTAATGGCGACTGAGGCCCTTCATCACCCACA
It encodes:
- the L3HYPDH gene encoding trans-3-hydroxy-L-proline dehydratase — translated: MAAAAAAGCGDGEGRRLPPRSLTEPTLHTVEMHTGGEPLRVIPRLEAMEEAPVTAFVPWDGCHSGNPVRFHSVPAFATATDVAIDVPGRGKVVVDISYGGTFYAFLSAEQLGLDVCSSKTRDLVSAASAVTEAVKEQFKLHHPESEDLAFIYGTILTDGKDAFSEEPTTNICVFADEQVDRSPTGSGVTARIALQYHKGLIQLNQSRTFRSSTTGSLFTGKAVKEARFGDYNAVVVEVAGEAFYTGTATFTVEEEDPLKHGFSFK